The Quercus robur chromosome 3, dhQueRobu3.1, whole genome shotgun sequence DNA segment AAATGCACAGGCAATACTGTAAACCTAAACTTCACAAGTCTCTTTATAAATCAAATTTCACAAGTTTCTCATTATTCTTGTTGAGAAATCCAGAGGAAAGTAAAAGAATATATAGATTTAAAACCCAGTActtttcaattgttttcaaCCCAACCAAGTATTCTACAATTATTTCTCCAAGGTAATTTATCTTTTCCCTAAAGAGTACacaatagaaaaagtaaaaaagctTCAATTTATTCCTCAAACTTCCTCACCAGCCAAGCAAAAAGaacttttttctataatttttttttgataagttactTTTTCTATAATCAAATCACAAATTCATCAAACTAGACATATCctagttaccaaaaaaaaaatatatatatatatatatataatcaaacatAAAACTTCAAACAACTATGTcagaaaaatcaaagaatctGATATATAAATGAGCAACAAAAACTTACCTAGCGTGAATGATCTTGACACTGGTTTTCATTGTAGGTTGAGACCAATTGTAGGCAATCGAACCCGTAATTCCACTAAGCCATAGACAACCTTTTTTCCAATATAGACATATAAGAAAAGCAatcaaaaacccagaaaaatatttcaacaaaCTAAAGCCAAagaacccctttttttttccagtatCAAACACATCCAATAATAAAACccagaacccaaaaaaaaaaaaaaaaagaagattttatgCTTCAGGATCGAAGAGATATGAATcttaaacaaaaacccagatGAGAAAACatgcaaataaatttaaaaagcagttaaaacatgaagaaaatttaCCAACAGTTCGAAGCTTGTGGTCCACAACCCATTCCCTTAAAGATTCAAGCTTGGTCTTGGATTCTGCCATTGCACAGAGAAAGATTGAAACTTgaattcagagagagagagagagaaaggcaaTGGTCTGGTTTTCCAGCAATTTCCAATTTATACgtgagaaagagaggaaaaagcgAAATTGTTAACAAAGCGGTGTTGAAATTGTGGTAATATAAATACCATGTGCTAGATTCTAGCCTATTTAATATCAACCAATCACTTCATGACACCTGGAATGACAGAAAGCTTGACTACACCTCCACTTCATCAACctgaatatttaaatattttcattaatttattttaagaaaactacattttaaaaataaacctcgtattttaaaatgtaaattatgtaataattttttttttttttaaagtaacaaATTATATCTTGACAGTTAAAATAGGTCATGAATTATTaaatctcatttaaaatttcaaaggtTAATTTGTTAGTGCTTTtaaattattagaaatttttctgttacttttgaaattttttttttttgaaattataatgtttaaatcaattatttttaaactactttgtttagtttgttgcctcacataaattataaatttaaaatgcaGTTTTCCCAATTTGTTTCAATCTTATTCATATTCATGTTACAAAGTTTAtagggcaatttttttttttggagaaaaatttaTAGGGCAAATTTGTCataaagttcaaatttttgGAGAAGTAGCATCCTAAATAGCTAATCTCGTATGTTTGGCATGTGATTCATATTTAAAGTAAGTAGGTAGGAGCTaaggaaatgcaaaaaaaaaaaaaaaaaattagtgtggAGTACAAGGAAGAAACACCCAAAATGTATAAGTTGaaaaggaagtttttttttttttttttttttttttttgagaaactaaaaGGAGTTGTTGTATagcaacatttttacaataattgaaGTGTCAATCAATTATAGgtcaaaattatattaaataatataacaaaatattatattagaagccaccacaactaaaaataagaatgttatgaaaatattgtgacattttgttatgTTCCTAAACTTTGAACTCTAGGGTTCAACTTCTTTGATACTCACTGATGGTGTCTAAAAATAACCAACTCCTTATTCGTCCATAGAGGTCGTCCATAGAAGGGATAAGAGACTAGCCACTCGTCCTTAGTCCACAAAGGATACAATGACTAGCTGCTTGTCCTTCGTCCATAGAGATCTCCGGACGAGATCTCCTACTGATGAACAACCTCCCGTCCAGCATTGCTTAGGACGAGCCTGACAACAGTTCTGATATGAAAAGATAACTGCTATAGCGGTTATGATGTTATACTCTCCGGACTCCGTGAAAATAGGGGAAGTTATCCAACGGGTAACCGTTTCCTAAACCTATAAAAGGGCACGAATCTCCGACAAAAAAAGGGTGAAGGACTTCCAGACACCATCTCTTTAAGTTGAAAATTCtttgtttcaaaagaaaatgcTAACTTTACCATCGGAGGGTTTGTGGCCAGTCAACCCCGGTCTCTTCTGATCTCTTGTTTCTTATCTTTCAGACCCTCAACATCATCACTATCCATGCTGTTCAATTCACTGATTCCTTGATCATTATcactcaccaaaaaaaaaagaggaaaaaaaacactCTAGGTTGATTTGGTTTTCTTATAGAATATAAATTaatggaaatattaaaaattgcaTTGTTAAATATGATTACAAGAACTTTTTTTAGATAATtgtttatgaaaatataatattttttattagccTTTTgtcatttaataatatatttgatgttcaaaatttatttacatcaaaaaccaattaataTCTTAacctgatgataaaaaatattcattatCATAAATTTACGataggttaaaattttattgtatatatgaaaaagtatataaaaaatgaaatgaatatgatacttttttgtttttacatccAATCTTACTACTcaataaaaaacattattttttttctaaaaaataaaataaaataggataCGTTGAGACTTATTATTACAtaagaaaattgaattaaaaatatttaaaagtgatatTGAAGCAGGATTACATCAAAATACTATTTTtcgaaattatttttatttttgatttaaaaggaatagaattattttaaaaattaatggttggtaaattttctctttttgtgaGCATTGAAGTTTTCATGGTGGCTTGGTGTGTGGGTCCAAAGTCAAACTCAGCAGTCTGTGTTGCGTTTTGTTTGTCCACGTGAAAGGTAGCAATCGTAACAAAGGGTTTTTGAATAGCCAGTTGAGATTCGGCCCTGGCCCAATTTTTAGGGTCGGGGTCGGGGTTGGGGTTAGCAATTGAACGACTCCTCGTCCTCGTTGAACGCCAaccttctctttttttgaaaagcTTGCAAGGTCAACCTTGTAAACAACGAAGAGTCTAAtggtttattttaaatttgcttattttgctaaaattaaattttttttactgaaagtattgtaaaaaaaaaggtagaaattagttgaaataataatggaactcatgaatagtaccaaaaagtgtaatgagacccatgaatagtagcaaaaataaactgaataataaaataaactggcTTTTTAATTTAGAGTCAAACGCACACTAAGAGCATTTATATCAACCTCGGTGGGTTTTAGCCAAATTTAGTTTTAGAAACTTACTTTTATTGGTTGAACTAATTTACAATTCATAAACCATTATAAAAAATGCTAACGAATACCCTTAATGCATTGAGCaatcattcttcttcttcttcttttggttttatgaaaaaaaaaaaaaaaaaaacaacaacaacgacaactacaacaacaattagggtctgtttggtgaGTGAGTTTAAACtcacattttcatattttaaacaacattacatactttttcacccacacgtatttcaaaaaactacaaagaACAATTCtcaaactactctaccaaacactcccttaatgttttgacaacttttttcatttctcataaaagtagtgtcaaaactttcataaaattgattgttaacCAATGTCTTAAGGGGACTCATTAGCATGACTCTTTCACATTTTCTCTtaaatcaccaccaccaccgaatATCCATAATCACCTAAACAcaaccataacaaaataaaaaaccaacccaaccaaatttgaccaaatcaaaaaatatcaaatccgataaacccaaatccaaatcaaatcaaattcgATATGTAATCTCTAATATGTAAGCTCCAAGTTGTGGCCATCACAAGCTCCACCTATATTTCCACTGTGAATAAACTGAAAACCATCATGAGTAACCCATATCAAACTGTAAAGAGAAAGTGTGAGAACTACAAACCATATGGAAGCTCCACCACTAGACCA contains these protein-coding regions:
- the LOC126716932 gene encoding uncharacterized protein LOC126716932; protein product: MAESKTKLESLREWVVDHKLRTVGCLWLSGITGSIAYNWSQPTMKTSVKIIHARLHAQALTLAALAGAAVVEFYDRKAKAGAGGEPKDDRYSKFLPIDTYAHKD